From Alphaproteobacteria bacterium, the proteins below share one genomic window:
- a CDS encoding phytanoyl-CoA dioxygenase family protein, protein MNVASYVELVKENGYVVIPDVLSESECSLYKEMLDSDYVKYRDLYAGSMYTSHGLNDKSSEKVVYNMHNKDIRYFDLFDHPKIVPVIASLLQEGSYQNSEEYNLLNISARCPGAFVPAQQLHLDSNLPGRDGYPLIVVALFMLDDFNEINGATRFVPGSHKFSSYAENGCVYPDEVMVTGKKGSVVIFNGALWHGSSPKQDDSSRWAVILGYGRWFIKPSFDFCRNIPADIYGRLSESRRKLLGLNSQPPLDEFTRITRRSADCEWEAGYELPG, encoded by the coding sequence ATGAATGTTGCGTCTTATGTTGAGCTGGTAAAAGAGAATGGCTACGTGGTAATACCAGATGTGCTAAGCGAAAGTGAATGTTCCCTGTATAAGGAAATGCTGGATTCTGATTATGTGAAATACCGTGATTTATACGCTGGCAGTATGTATACCAGTCATGGTCTAAATGATAAATCATCTGAAAAAGTTGTGTATAACATGCACAATAAAGATATACGTTATTTTGATCTATTTGATCACCCAAAAATAGTCCCCGTGATCGCCTCGTTGTTGCAGGAAGGGTCCTACCAGAATTCTGAAGAGTACAATTTACTGAATATATCAGCCCGGTGCCCGGGTGCGTTTGTGCCTGCCCAGCAATTACATCTCGATTCTAATTTACCCGGCAGGGATGGTTATCCATTGATTGTGGTGGCTCTTTTTATGCTTGACGATTTCAACGAAATAAATGGAGCAACTCGATTTGTACCGGGTAGTCATAAATTTTCCAGTTATGCGGAAAATGGCTGTGTATATCCTGATGAAGTTATGGTTACTGGCAAAAAGGGTTCCGTTGTGATTTTTAACGGTGCCCTGTGGCATGGTTCATCACCTAAGCAGGATGATTCCAGTAGGTGGGCGGTCATTTTAGGCTATGGCCGCTGGTTTATTAAACCTTCATTTGATTTTTGTAGAAATATTCCTGCGGATATTTATGGGAGATTGAGTGAGTCTCGGCGAAAATTACTGGGGCTCAACAGCCAACCTCCGCTGGATGAATTTACCCGAATTACACGTCGTTCTGCTGATTGTGAATGGGAGGCTGGTTATGAATTACCAGGTTAA
- a CDS encoding class I SAM-dependent methyltransferase — protein MGIEPSAKAIEAGMQRYANIKFMHGTADSINLVDESVDCIVIGFCLYLCDRSDLFKIASEVDRVLKDKGILVITDFMPPFPYANRYCHKEGV, from the coding sequence ATTGGTATAGAGCCATCCGCCAAAGCTATTGAAGCGGGGATGCAACGTTATGCCAATATAAAATTTATGCATGGAACGGCTGATAGTATTAATCTTGTCGATGAAAGTGTGGATTGTATCGTAATCGGTTTTTGCCTTTATCTTTGTGATCGGTCTGACCTTTTTAAAATTGCCAGTGAAGTTGACCGTGTTCTGAAGGATAAAGGTATTTTAGTGATAACGGATTTTATGCCGCCATTTCCCTATGCGAACCGTTATTGTCATAAAGAAGGGGTTTAA